GTCCCAGGTCTCTTCACCTTCGCCAAAGGGCACTGAGCCCGGATAGGCATAGGGCTTGTCGCGCTTGATGTTGGGCGCGCTCGTCGCCGCGTAGGGTTCGTACATGTGAAAGCTGTAGAGCACCTTCAGGTCGGCGAGCCCGGAAGGCCAATAGGAAAATGCGTCGGCTGCGGCATACCAGCCGGCATCTGCCATCACCGGAGTTGCCGGATCGACTTCGCGGATTGCGGCGATGACAGTCTCATAGAAGGCCTTGAGATCCGCGGCGCTGCCTTGCTTTCCGTCGTACCAGGCCTGCATCGCTTGCGGATCGGCATGCTCTGCAAGGCCATTGTTCTTTTCCGGCGCCGGCTCGTTGACGATATTGTAGGCGGCGACGGCCGGGTGATCCTTCAGTTCGCGCGCCAGGTCCCGCCAGAAGTTCGCCGCCTGGTCCCACCAGATCTTGTCTCGCCAGAGCCGGCCGTCGAACTTGTTGCCGTTGTTTTGGGCCCAGCGCATGCCTGGCAGTGACAGCGGCGCGATGACCACCTTGAGGCCGGCCTTGTCTGCGCGGTCGAGCGTCTCCTTGAGCGTTTCGAGATCGGCAGCCGGAATGCCCGCATATTGGTCCGCGTCGCCGATCAGGTAGTCGCGCTTTGCCGGTTTCCATTTGTCGTAGGAGAGGCGCACCCAAGTGGCGCCATAACCCGCCAGTGCCTTGAAATAGGCCTCGCCCGGTGGGAGGCGATTGAAGCTGTTGCCGCCGTGCTGGGGCTTGTCCCAGAAGGTCATGAGATCGGCCGCAGTGGCCGAGCCGGCGAGGCTGAAGGCGAAGAGGGTGGCGGCAATCAGGCGCATTCGGTCGATCCTTCGGGCTCTGGTTGAGGTGCGCCGGTAACCTACCGATGCATCGCCTTGCCGATGTTCCCCAGGGAACAGTGCAAGTTCTGTCGACTGGGACCAGGCTGGATCCTATACGCGCCGTGCGATGCACCATCGGCCGGGTGCGCGATTACGGGCGGTTGAATGTTTCGGCGAGAAAATCGAGAAACGCCCGGATCTTCGGCGCGACGTGCTGCCGCGA
The nucleotide sequence above comes from Ensifer adhaerens. Encoded proteins:
- a CDS encoding glycoside hydrolase family 5 protein, with amino-acid sequence MRLIAATLFAFSLAGSATAADLMTFWDKPQHGGNSFNRLPPGEAYFKALAGYGATWVRLSYDKWKPAKRDYLIGDADQYAGIPAADLETLKETLDRADKAGLKVVIAPLSLPGMRWAQNNGNKFDGRLWRDKIWWDQAANFWRDLARELKDHPAVAAYNIVNEPAPEKNNGLAEHADPQAMQAWYDGKQGSAADLKAFYETVIAAIREVDPATPVMADAGWYAAADAFSYWPSGLADLKVLYSFHMYEPYAATSAPNIKRDKPYAYPGSVPFGEGEETWDKARLAGYLAKPVQWAKDKDVPLNRLVAGEFGCMRRWAGCKTYLEDVLAVLDKDDLHWAFYSFREDAWDGMDYELGSKTVGWKYWQQMEANERDTTPRKATPEFAPISQRLAEDR